AGAAAGCCCCTGCATCCTTTTCGGTGCGGGGGCTTTGTCTTGTCCGGGAGCCGGGCAGAAAATTTTGTTGCTCATATTCTTTAAAAAATGAGAGACAAGCTTCTTTGTTTTGCATAGATTAGAAACAAAGGGCCTTGTTTCTCATATTCTCGCAAATCTGAGCAACAAACGCCCTTGTGCGGAAGGGATGGGAAGCAAAGGCCTGTCCGTCATTTTCAAAAAATCCCCTGAGGAGCAGACGATGTCCCTGAATCTGGATCAGGCGGTTCATTATCATTACGATGCCTTTCCACCGGAGCGCCTTGATACGGGGCGTTTTCTGGAAGAGCTTCTGGATGCCACCGCCGCCATGGCCCGCTACGATCAGATGCTGAAGACCATGCACAACAGCGAAATTCTCCTTGCTCCCCTGAGGAGTCAGGAAGCGGTGCTTTCTTCCCGCATCGAAGGCACCATCAGCACCATGGATGAGGTGCTGATGTATGAGGCGGAGTCCGACGGCTCGGACAGAAACACTTCTGAAACCCGGTCCGATGTCATTGAAACCGCCCTGTATCAGCGGGCTTTACGCGGGGCGCAGCAGGCCATGGAAGACGGGTATCCCCTGTCCCAGTCGCTCATCCGGGGAGTTCACCAGACCCTGCTTTCCTTTGGAAGGGGAGCGGCCAAATCTCCCGGAGAGTTCAAGAAAGAACAGAACTATCTGGCGGACAAGATGAGCCGCAACATCCTTTTTGTTCCCATCAGCCCGGAACGCCTGCCGGAGGGCATGGACAGGCTCTTTGCCTATATCGGAGAAAGCAGGCATCCCGCCCTCATCAAAACCGCCCTGGCCCATGTGGAGTTTGAAGCCCTGCACCCCTTCAAGGATGGTAACGGGCGGATCGGCAGGATGCTCATTACCCTGATGCTCTGGTCTTCGGGGATCATATCCGCACCGCATTTTTACATCAGCGGTTATTTTGAGGAAAACCGGGATAC
The DNA window shown above is from Desulfobotulus pelophilus and carries:
- a CDS encoding Fic family protein, whose amino-acid sequence is MSLNLDQAVHYHYDAFPPERLDTGRFLEELLDATAAMARYDQMLKTMHNSEILLAPLRSQEAVLSSRIEGTISTMDEVLMYEAESDGSDRNTSETRSDVIETALYQRALRGAQQAMEDGYPLSQSLIRGVHQTLLSFGRGAAKSPGEFKKEQNYLADKMSRNILFVPISPERLPEGMDRLFAYIGESRHPALIKTALAHVEFEALHPFKDGNGRIGRMLITLMLWSSGIISAPHFYISGYFEENRDTYIDAMRRVSEKRDWEDWCRFFMKALAVQAGRNLDTADQIRSLYDEMKRVFAEVLSSKWSIEALDFVFTFPVFTVSRFKEKSGVPAASSARFTTLLLEKDLIRKVKEASGRKPAVYAFEPLMRLVRV